Below is a window of Lacibacter sp. H407 DNA.
AATTGCATGGGCTGATCACTTACTATTGAGATCATTTTTATTTCAACAATAACATTTGCCCGATATGATTGGCCATGTGTCCGGTACGGTTGAGCAATACATTCAATTTATTCCGGTGAGGCTCGTTTGCAAAATCTTCTGCTGATACAGCTGTGTGACGTTCCAGCCATTCATCAACACTTGTTGTTTGAAAAACCGTTTCCAGTTTTGCATTCACTGCTTCCAGCTTTTCTTTCAAATCAGCAATGGCAGGCATTGGCAATCCCGATTTATCCGGGTTTTTAATAAATACTTCATCGAGTTCGGGATACAACCGGTCGCTGAAGTCCAGCAACGGAAACAATGCATCACTTACTGCAATTAAATGCCCAAGCAAATAAATGCCTGTGTTTCTTCCCGGCGCAATTTCTTTCATCAATTGCTCATCCGATAACGAGTCGATCAATTTTGTTAAGTACTTATTTTGCGATTCCCATGCAGATAATGCCATCTTAACTACCAGGTTCAATTGCGTGGTTTCTTTTTCCATATCATTCATTCATTTATCGCACAAAGTTAGGGGGCTTTCGAGGAATCCTTACAAAGGCTTATACAGTGATCCCCGATCGGGTGTTGATGATCATCCCAACCGAAAATTCAGAATACCACTTGCATTTACCAATTCTAATTTCTAAGTTTATTGGTCATCTCTCCCTTCACTCAACCAAAATCTACTCATGTCGAACATCACTGTTGACACGGAACAGGGCAGTTCTACCCCGCTTCCGGACAATACGAATACCATTTTCGCAAGGCTGTTTTCATTGGATGTCATTCGGGGAGTTGCCCTGCTTGGCATTTTGATCATCAGCATTTGGGAGTTTGGCGGCTTCAGTTCAAATGAACAAAACAGATTGCATCTGCTTCGAAAAGGTTCGGACTTTTATTGGTTTACATCTGCTCTTCTTTTGTTCGAAGGAAAAATGCGTGCACTTTTTTCATTGGTATTTGGTGCGGGGATCGTTCTGTATATGCAAAAACCAAATCAACCGGGATTACCATCAACGCAGGAGCTATACATCCGTCGCCAAATGTGGTTGATGGCGTTTGGTGTTGTGAATGCATTTGTATTACTGTGGCCCGGTGATATTCTGTTTCAATATGGAGTGATGGGTATTTTATTATTTCCTTTTTTCAGAATGAGCAAAAAGGGTTTATTGATCGCTGCCATTGTTGTTACCCTCATCTATTGCGGAAAAATGTATTGGTTCTATGCAGATGATCACAAAGCATATAAGAAATTCAAAGCGATCGAATTGATCGAACAAAAAAATAAAAAAGACAGTGCTGCACAACATATCAAAGACAGCTTGTCGGGAATGTCCAAAGCAGAACTGGCTAAAAGTGATTCGCTGTTCAAAGAAAAAACAAAACTCAACAGAATACAGGAGGGTGATAAAGCACGCTGGGAAGGGCTGGCAAAAGGTTTGAAATACGATACAACCAAAGGCCCGGAGAAAGGCGAGAAAACTGCCATGTGGGGCAATTATAAAAAAGTATGGCAACACCTGTACCAACGTGCACAGGGAAAGGAAGCTGCCTGGCTTTACAGGATCGGCATTTGGGATATCGGCTCGATGATGCTGTTGGGAATGGCATTGTTTGGCTTTGGTTTTTTCAACAACCGCTTTTCAACAGGTACTTATGTACTGCTTGCGATCATTGGTATTGCTGCGGGTATATTTTTAGGTTGGTTACGCCTCGATCTGCAGCACAGCAAACATGTTGATTACATCAAATATCTCAGCAACAAAGCAGTTTCACCAATGCAGTTTTTTCCACTTGAACGTTTGTTAATGGCTTTGGGTTATGCAAGCCTGCTGATGTTGTTGATACGTATCAAATTACTACACTGGTTGTGGGAAGCACTCGCTGCAACAGGGCGGCTTGCATTTACAAATTATCTTATGCAAACCATTCTCTGCACACTCTTCTTCTATGGATATGGGTTTGGATATTTTGGCAGGCTGTCTCAAACGCAACTGTATTTTTTCGTTGCAGAAATCTGGATCATACAAATGGTATTTTCTGTTTTCTGGTTACGGTTTTATCAATACGGGCCGGTGGAATGGTTATGGAGATGCCTTGTGTATCGGAAACGTTTTTCCAATAAAAAAGAAAACGCTTAATACGGCTGTAACCAATTTCTAACAACTCAAACACTACTTCATGCAAACATACTCAACCGATAATCACTTAAAGCCGGTTCAACAGGCGGAGCGTATCAAAACAGTAGATATGATACGTGGTTTTGCACTGCTCGGTATTTTACTCATGAACATCCCGGGCTTTGGTATTAACTGGGATGCGTGGAACAGGATCATGACCGGCCCGGAAAACACAAAAGATTATTATGCATTTGCAGCTATTGCTACTTTTTTTGAAGGTACCATGCGTGGACTATTTTCCATGCTTTTTGGCGCAGGCATGATCTTATTTACGCTCAACAAAAAAGATACGGCAACAGGGCCCACCGTTACAGAATATTATTACCGCCGCTTGTTATGGCTGGTTTTGTTCGGTGTGTTCAATGCGTTTGTATTGCTCTGGTTTGGCGATATTCTTTTTTTCTATGGTTTGTGCGGGATGATGCTCTATGCCTTTCGCAATACAAATCCTAAATGGCTGTTGGTACTTGGTTTTGTTTGCATGGCTGCTACTATGTTAAAACAACAATTGAACTGGAATGAAATAACGGAGAAAAGAAAAGCGTACAATGAAGCAGTGGCAGCAAGCAAAACAGGGAAACAATTAAGCGGAGATCAACAGGCAGCAAAAGAAGAATGGCTTGAAATGGAAAAAAGAAGAAAGCCCGATACGGCCTTCACCAATCGTAACCTGCGTACAATGCGATCGGATTATGTGACCATTTATCAATACTGGATCCCCAAAAATGCAGATGGTGAAACATGGGGCATGTATCATCAATGGTTTTGGGATGGGTTGACCATGATGTTTATTGGCATGGCATTGTTTGGTTGGGGATTTTTCAGTAATAGATTATCGAGTTCAACCTATGGCATGTGGTTATTGGTTGGCTATGGAATTGGCATACCTATCAGCTGGTTTGTTTTTAGAGGAAGCCTTGAAGATGCACGAAACCTTGGATTGTATGCTGATCGTTACTACGTGAACCACACACTGCTGTACGATATACGCAGAGTATTGTTATCGCTTGGGCATGCCAGTTTGTTAATGCTTATTTTCAGAAGTAGTGTAGTGCCATGGTTGATGCGGGCATTGGCGAATGTGGGACAACTTGCTTTCACCAACTATCTTATGCAATCAATTATTTGTACCTGGTTCTTTTATGGATATGGATTTGGATGGTACAACAAACTACAGTTTTATGAACTCTACTATGTTGTATTTGCTGTATGGATCTTTCAAATAATTTTCTCTGCTATCTGGTTAAAGTTTTTCAGGTTTGGTCCGTTTGAATGGCTATGGCGTTCACTCACCTACTGGCAACTGCAACCAATGCGGAAATAAAATATGCTCATAACACAAAGCCCCATCGAACATACATCGATGGGGCTTTTTCGTTATCCGCTTCATTCATCACTATCTCTTATCGCTTCACAGGAGTGTAATATTTTAATGCTTGTGGCATATGACGTTGCAGATTTGCAATACGTGTTTCATCAGCCGGGTGACTGCTTAAAAACTCAGGAGGTTTTTGACCACCTGCTGCTGCCATCCGTTGCCATAAAGGAATTGCTTCCTGTGGATTGTAACCCGCCATTGCTGAAAAGTAAAGGCCATACTGATCGGCTTCGTTTTCATCTTTACGTGAAAACGGCAGCATCACTCCCACTGTTGTACCAATACCATAGGCTGTCATAAACATATTTTGTGTTTCAGCCGGTTTGTTTGCCATGGCAATTTGCAACGCTGCTCCACCCAATTGTTGTAACAATCCCTGACTCATACGCTGGCTGCCATGTTGTGCAACAGCATGCGCAATCTCATGACCAATTACTACCGCCAAACCTGCTTCGTTTTGCGTGATCGGCAACAAGCCTGTATAAACAACTACTTTACCGCCGGGCATACACCATGCATTGGCTTCTTTGTTATCAATGAGATTGAACTCCCATTTGTAACCATCCAACACCTCACCATGTCCTTTAGCGGTGTAATATTTTTGGATAGCCGAGGCGATACGTGTGCCAATGCGACGCACCATTTCTGCATCTTTATTTACACTTGCGTTCACAACTTTATTCTCACTTAAAAAAGAATTGTATTGTTGCTGTGCCATTGATTGCAATTCTGTTTCTGATACCAGGCTTAATTGCTTGCGCCCTGTCACCATGTTTTGTGTGCACCCTATAAAAAGAGTTGCCACCATTAAAGAAAGTACCAGTTGTTTCATTGTTTGTTTTTTTATGTATATGCTATTTCCATGCCATCTATTTTTCATGCCAAAAAAGTTAAGCTGTTTAATGATGAAAAAAGCAGGTTTCACAAAGGTGCTGTTGCGGCTTCCTCAATTTGTTACACAATTATGCCGAAACTTTATATAGTTCACAGGTTGGAAATACAGATCAAACACTGATAACTATTCCATTTATCCGGGATCGCAAGGAAAAAAACATGTTCTTCCACAGGCTGATAAAGAATGCATCTATAAGACAGATATACTATCTCATTCATTTTTATCAACAACTACTGTTGATGGCATGGTGATTGTTTCGTTAACCAGGTTAACATTATTCATTCACTTTACATTTTTACAGCATGAAAACAAAAGGTTTCGATTTCGTTTTACTGCTGGCTGCAGTATTTTTTTTAACAGCTTTTGCGTTTCAGATCGGAGGTGCCATTGAAGGACGTGTAGTGCCATCCGAAAAAGCATTAAAGGCTTTTGCCATTTCAGGGAAAGACACCAGCATCTGCAATGTAATTGGTGGAACATTTCAATTGGCTCAATTAAAGCCAGGCACTTATCAGTTGATCATTGAAGCAATTGCACCTTACACACATAAATTCATGAAAGATATTCAGGTACGGGATGGCGAAACAACCAACGTAGGTGAAATACAATTACAACTGAAATAGTTTTGTAAAAAATCAAACATCTTTTGTTTTGATTCAATATTCGGATGCAACTCACTGTACAGCAACCATTAAAAAATAAAAAACAGTAAATTTCATCAGTATCGTAAAACTCCCTGACATTATTGCTGTGGAAAAGTTAGTAACGTGAAACTCAGGTCGTTAACCTGTCAGCGTAGTTTTACATACCCTGTTTGTTAGGATTTGGAAAAAAGGGAATCTACTTTTGTATCCGCATCACACATACAACGATGCATGCAGTTACAACCCTATAATTAATAATCCGTTCACTGTTTTGTAACTGCAGTTCTCTCCAATACTTTACTGAAAAACTGTTTTAAGAGATCCATTTCCCATGAGCATTTCTTTACGAAAAACAGTACAATGAAAACGACTCAATGGAAACAACTTGTTTGGTGCAGTATGTTCTTACTTGTCATCAATCAATTACATGCAGAAACACCACAACCACATGTTGAATTGTTGTTACACAGCAATGTACACGATTCATTGATCACAAAAACAGTGCTTACAAAACAGGTAACTGTTGCATCTGTTCAATTGCAAAAAACAGTTCAACCATTTGTAGAGACCTACCTGGAAGAACATGCAGACTTACTTGAAAAAATTAAACAACAAAACAGCGGCTCGTTCAAAACCATTGAACGGATTTTGGTGAAGCGTGGCATTCCTGCTGAATTGGTTTATCTCGCTGTAGTAGAATCAAAATTAAAAAACAAAGCTACTTCCGGTGCAGGGGCAGTTGGCATCTGGCAACTGATGCCTGTTACTGCAAGATCGTTGGGATTACATGTAGCAGGTAA
It encodes the following:
- a CDS encoding DinB family protein, whose product is MEKETTQLNLVVKMALSAWESQNKYLTKLIDSLSDEQLMKEIAPGRNTGIYLLGHLIAVSDALFPLLDFSDRLYPELDEVFIKNPDKSGLPMPAIADLKEKLEAVNAKLETVFQTTSVDEWLERHTAVSAEDFANEPHRNKLNVLLNRTGHMANHIGQMLLLK
- a CDS encoding DUF418 domain-containing protein, whose product is MSNITVDTEQGSSTPLPDNTNTIFARLFSLDVIRGVALLGILIISIWEFGGFSSNEQNRLHLLRKGSDFYWFTSALLLFEGKMRALFSLVFGAGIVLYMQKPNQPGLPSTQELYIRRQMWLMAFGVVNAFVLLWPGDILFQYGVMGILLFPFFRMSKKGLLIAAIVVTLIYCGKMYWFYADDHKAYKKFKAIELIEQKNKKDSAAQHIKDSLSGMSKAELAKSDSLFKEKTKLNRIQEGDKARWEGLAKGLKYDTTKGPEKGEKTAMWGNYKKVWQHLYQRAQGKEAAWLYRIGIWDIGSMMLLGMALFGFGFFNNRFSTGTYVLLAIIGIAAGIFLGWLRLDLQHSKHVDYIKYLSNKAVSPMQFFPLERLLMALGYASLLMLLIRIKLLHWLWEALAATGRLAFTNYLMQTILCTLFFYGYGFGYFGRLSQTQLYFFVAEIWIIQMVFSVFWLRFYQYGPVEWLWRCLVYRKRFSNKKENA
- a CDS encoding DUF418 domain-containing protein, translated to MQTYSTDNHLKPVQQAERIKTVDMIRGFALLGILLMNIPGFGINWDAWNRIMTGPENTKDYYAFAAIATFFEGTMRGLFSMLFGAGMILFTLNKKDTATGPTVTEYYYRRLLWLVLFGVFNAFVLLWFGDILFFYGLCGMMLYAFRNTNPKWLLVLGFVCMAATMLKQQLNWNEITEKRKAYNEAVAASKTGKQLSGDQQAAKEEWLEMEKRRKPDTAFTNRNLRTMRSDYVTIYQYWIPKNADGETWGMYHQWFWDGLTMMFIGMALFGWGFFSNRLSSSTYGMWLLVGYGIGIPISWFVFRGSLEDARNLGLYADRYYVNHTLLYDIRRVLLSLGHASLLMLIFRSSVVPWLMRALANVGQLAFTNYLMQSIICTWFFYGYGFGWYNKLQFYELYYVVFAVWIFQIIFSAIWLKFFRFGPFEWLWRSLTYWQLQPMRK
- a CDS encoding M48 family metallopeptidase, with amino-acid sequence MKQLVLSLMVATLFIGCTQNMVTGRKQLSLVSETELQSMAQQQYNSFLSENKVVNASVNKDAEMVRRIGTRIASAIQKYYTAKGHGEVLDGYKWEFNLIDNKEANAWCMPGGKVVVYTGLLPITQNEAGLAVVIGHEIAHAVAQHGSQRMSQGLLQQLGGAALQIAMANKPAETQNMFMTAYGIGTTVGVMLPFSRKDENEADQYGLYFSAMAGYNPQEAIPLWQRMAAAGGQKPPEFLSSHPADETRIANLQRHMPQALKYYTPVKR
- a CDS encoding carboxypeptidase regulatory-like domain-containing protein → MKTKGFDFVLLLAAVFFLTAFAFQIGGAIEGRVVPSEKALKAFAISGKDTSICNVIGGTFQLAQLKPGTYQLIIEAIAPYTHKFMKDIQVRDGETTNVGEIQLQLK
- a CDS encoding lytic transglycosylase domain-containing protein → MKTTQWKQLVWCSMFLLVINQLHAETPQPHVELLLHSNVHDSLITKTVLTKQVTVASVQLQKTVQPFVETYLEEHADLLEKIKQQNSGSFKTIERILVKRGIPAELVYLAVVESKLKNKATSGAGAVGIWQLMPVTARSLGLHVAGKTDERRYIIQSSVAAADYLNVLYKQFDDWLLVVAAYNCGAGNVYKAIKQSGSREFWKLQRFLPAETRNHVKRFIATHYYYEGEGSLVTLTKKERIIYLASLEDFTIEEDENKTNDTPTSRNQPLNWVVIAQHEGGLIVELRK